A single window of Gossypium arboreum isolate Shixiya-1 chromosome 13, ASM2569848v2, whole genome shotgun sequence DNA harbors:
- the LOC128286913 gene encoding 60S ribosomal protein L16, mitochondrial, with the protein MEKHLVMYLTRKSIMLLRKYLLVTEYQVSKCGFLIVKKRGDVLYPKRTKYSKYRKGRCSRGCKPDGTKLGFGRYGTKSCKAGRLSYRAIEAARRAIIGQFHRAMSGQFRRNGKIWVRVLADLPITGKPTEVRMGRGKGNPTGWIARVSTGQIPFEMEGVSLSNARQAATLAAHKPCSSTKFVQWS; encoded by the coding sequence ATGGAAAAACATCTCGTAATGTATTTAACCAGAAAATCGATTATGCTCCTGCGGAAGTATCTACTCGTTACGGAATATCAGGTGTCAAAGTGTGGATTTCTTATAGTAAAAAAAAGGGGGGACGTGCTATATCCAAAACGTACGAAATATAGTAAATATCGTAAAGGCAGATGTAGTAGGGGTTGCAAACCGGATGGTACAAAACTTGGTTTTGGAAGATATGGCACTAAAAGTTGTAAAGCTGGTCGTCTTTCATATCGAGCCATTGAAGCAGCGCGTCGGGCTATAATCGGACAATTTCATCGTGCTATGAGCGGACAATTCCGAAGAAATGGTAAGATATGGGTAAGAGTTCTCGCGGATCTCCCTATTACCGGGAAACCTACAGAAGTAAGAATGGGAAGAGGGAAAGGAAATCCTACGGGTTGGATTGCTCGTGTGTCCACGGGACAAATCCCATTTGAAATGGAAGGTGTGAGTTTGTCAAATGCTCGACAAGCCGCTACATTAGCGGCGCATAAACCATGTTCGTCAACCAAGTTTGTTCAGTGGTCGTAA
- the LOC108461213 gene encoding nuclear envelope-associated protein 2-like isoform X1, producing the protein MSVSNQSSLPSSSSSMDFDPLLKDLNEKKQSFRRNVVSLAAELKEVRSRLASQEQSFAQETLTRQEAETKARHMEEEIFKLQTRLEERNGQLQASASAAEKYLRELDDLRSQLSVTQATADASAASAQSAQLQCVTLLKELDEKNNSLKEHEDRVTRLGEQLDNLQKDLQARECSQKLLKDEVLRIEHDIMQAVARAGANKDCELRKLLDEFSPKNFEKINKLLTVKDEEITKLKDEIRIMSAHWKLKTKELESQLEKQRRADQELKKRVLKLEFCLQEARSQTRKLQRMGERRDKALKELRDQLAAKQQSGGVGAEKQNFWETSGFKIVVSMSMLILVVFSKR; encoded by the exons ATGTCAGTGTCTAATCAATCATCCCTGCCGTCTTCATCATCTTCTATGGATTTTGATCCTTTATTGAAGGATTTGAATGAGAAGAAGCAGAGTTTCCGGCGTAACGTGGTGTCGCTGGCGGCGGAGTTGAAGGAGGTTAGAAGCCGTTTGGCGTCGCAGGAGCAGTCATTTGCTCAAGAAACCCTAACAAGACAG GAAGCGGAGACAAAGGCAAGGCACATGGAAGAGGAAATATTTAAATTGCAGACGAGGTTAGAGGAGAGAAATGGGCAGCTTCAAGCTTCAGCCTCTGCTGCTGAGAAG TATCTAAGGGAATTGGATGATCTTAGATCACAGCTTTCTGTGACACAAGCAACTGCTGATGCTAGTGCAGCATCAGCTCAGTCAGCGCAACTGCAGTGTGTAACATTGTTAAAGGAGTTGGATGAGAAGAATAACTCATTGAAGGAGCATGAGGATCGTGTAACTAGGTTAGGAGAGCAACTAGATAATTTGCAGAAGGATCTCCAGGCTAGGGAATGTTCGCAAAAGCTGCTGAAAGATGAGGTCTTGAGAATTGAGCATGATATCATGCAAGCTGTTGCTAGGGCTGGAGCAAATAAGGACTGTGAGCTCAGGAAACTTTTGGATGAGTTTTCTCCCAAGAATTTTGAAAAGATTAATAAGCTTTTAACTGTCAAGGATGAAGAAATAACCAAACTGAAAGATGAAATTAGGATTATGTCAGCGCACTGGAAGCTTAAAACCAAAGAACTGGAATCACAG TTAGAGAAACAGCGGCGAGCTGATCAAGAACTGAAAAAGAGGGTGTTGAAGTTGGAATTTTGTCTCCAGGAAGCTCGTTCTCAGACACGAAAACTCCAAAGG ATGGGAGAGCGAAGGGACAAAGCTCTGAAAGAACTTAGAGATCAGCTGGCAGCAAAACAACAAAGCGGAGGTGTTGGTGCTGAGAAACAGAATTTCTGGGAAACATCTGGTTTCAAGATTGTAGTCTCCATGTCAATGCTGATCTTGGTGGTGTTTTCAAAGCGGTga
- the LOC108461213 gene encoding nuclear envelope-associated protein 2-like isoform X2 — translation MEAETKARHMEEEIFKLQTRLEERNGQLQASASAAEKYLRELDDLRSQLSVTQATADASAASAQSAQLQCVTLLKELDEKNNSLKEHEDRVTRLGEQLDNLQKDLQARECSQKLLKDEVLRIEHDIMQAVARAGANKDCELRKLLDEFSPKNFEKINKLLTVKDEEITKLKDEIRIMSAHWKLKTKELESQLEKQRRADQELKKRVLKLEFCLQEARSQTRKLQRMGERRDKALKELRDQLAAKQQSGGVGAEKQNFWETSGFKIVVSMSMLILVVFSKR, via the exons ATG GAAGCGGAGACAAAGGCAAGGCACATGGAAGAGGAAATATTTAAATTGCAGACGAGGTTAGAGGAGAGAAATGGGCAGCTTCAAGCTTCAGCCTCTGCTGCTGAGAAG TATCTAAGGGAATTGGATGATCTTAGATCACAGCTTTCTGTGACACAAGCAACTGCTGATGCTAGTGCAGCATCAGCTCAGTCAGCGCAACTGCAGTGTGTAACATTGTTAAAGGAGTTGGATGAGAAGAATAACTCATTGAAGGAGCATGAGGATCGTGTAACTAGGTTAGGAGAGCAACTAGATAATTTGCAGAAGGATCTCCAGGCTAGGGAATGTTCGCAAAAGCTGCTGAAAGATGAGGTCTTGAGAATTGAGCATGATATCATGCAAGCTGTTGCTAGGGCTGGAGCAAATAAGGACTGTGAGCTCAGGAAACTTTTGGATGAGTTTTCTCCCAAGAATTTTGAAAAGATTAATAAGCTTTTAACTGTCAAGGATGAAGAAATAACCAAACTGAAAGATGAAATTAGGATTATGTCAGCGCACTGGAAGCTTAAAACCAAAGAACTGGAATCACAG TTAGAGAAACAGCGGCGAGCTGATCAAGAACTGAAAAAGAGGGTGTTGAAGTTGGAATTTTGTCTCCAGGAAGCTCGTTCTCAGACACGAAAACTCCAAAGG ATGGGAGAGCGAAGGGACAAAGCTCTGAAAGAACTTAGAGATCAGCTGGCAGCAAAACAACAAAGCGGAGGTGTTGGTGCTGAGAAACAGAATTTCTGGGAAACATCTGGTTTCAAGATTGTAGTCTCCATGTCAATGCTGATCTTGGTGGTGTTTTCAAAGCGGTga